Proteins co-encoded in one Metabacillus sp. KUDC1714 genomic window:
- a CDS encoding polysaccharide deacetylase family protein, with amino-acid sequence MQKKFEKDLHLSKKTIEKKLNVKVKDFAYPYGNGRDDLADLIHRNGFESAYILAPRSITADNDKYWINRILVNDEVFENIVDKWID; translated from the coding sequence ATGCAAAAAAAATTCGAAAAGGATCTTCACTTAAGTAAAAAAACAATCGAAAAGAAATTAAACGTAAAAGTGAAGGATTTCGCTTATCCATACGGAAATGGTAGAGACGATTTAGCAGACTTGATTCACCGAAATGGATTTGAAAGTGCCTATATTCTTGCGCCTAGATCGATAACGGCTGATAACGATAAATACTGGATTAACCGTATACTTGTGAATGATGAAGTTTTTGAAAACATTGTGGATAAATGGATTGATTAA
- the pgaC gene encoding poly-beta-1,6-N-acetyl-D-glucosamine synthase, with amino-acid sequence MENFIDSLSEFVFWYPLIMSVLWIAGSSLFFKFREKEEFIDFENIDWPLISILVPCYNEEETIEETIQHLSGISYPKKEIIAVNDGSTDDTFKILRRLAKQHQDLKIIDCQENRGKANALIIACHASKAEYLICVDSDALLDQYAAHYLIYHFLHKGERLGAVTGNPRIRNRDTLLSRLQIVEYASIIGAIKRTQRILGKIMTVSGVVVAFRKKALIDVGLWDRDMITEDISVSWKLQQRFWDIRYEPRALCWMLVPETIRGIWKQRIRWAQGGQEVMMRNWRILLDSRQRRIWPVYLEQWVSLIWSFSWVFVTLFYLFSATTIQQFFIWITFSSFSLVFMSLIQLWSSIRVDSKYDNITKYYLWAAWYPAIYWILNAFIVMFALPKAIKSRLKGGYATWSSPDRGNRKVS; translated from the coding sequence GTGGAAAATTTTATTGATTCTTTGTCAGAATTTGTATTTTGGTATCCGTTAATTATGTCCGTGCTTTGGATTGCTGGTTCAAGTCTTTTCTTTAAATTTCGTGAAAAGGAAGAATTTATAGACTTTGAAAATATTGACTGGCCATTGATTAGCATTTTGGTACCATGCTATAACGAGGAAGAAACGATTGAAGAAACGATCCAGCATTTGTCTGGAATATCCTATCCAAAAAAAGAAATTATCGCAGTAAATGATGGAAGTACAGATGATACCTTTAAAATCCTTCGACGACTGGCTAAGCAGCATCAAGATCTCAAAATCATTGATTGCCAGGAGAATAGAGGCAAGGCAAATGCTTTAATAATTGCTTGTCATGCATCAAAAGCAGAGTACCTTATCTGCGTAGATTCTGATGCATTATTAGATCAATATGCAGCACATTACCTTATATATCATTTCCTACATAAGGGAGAAAGGTTAGGAGCGGTAACAGGTAATCCAAGAATCCGTAATCGTGATACATTGCTTAGTCGATTACAGATTGTTGAATACGCGTCAATTATAGGAGCGATTAAAAGAACACAAAGAATACTAGGTAAAATCATGACCGTTTCAGGAGTAGTTGTAGCATTTCGAAAAAAGGCTCTAATTGATGTTGGATTATGGGACAGAGATATGATCACAGAAGATATATCTGTCTCTTGGAAATTACAACAGCGTTTCTGGGATATTCGCTATGAGCCACGTGCATTGTGTTGGATGCTTGTTCCTGAAACGATAAGAGGTATTTGGAAACAAAGAATTAGATGGGCTCAAGGTGGACAAGAGGTTATGATGAGAAATTGGCGGATTTTGTTAGACAGCCGCCAAAGAAGAATTTGGCCTGTATACCTAGAACAATGGGTTAGTCTGATTTGGTCCTTTTCATGGGTATTTGTTACATTATTCTATTTGTTTTCTGCAACTACGATTCAGCAGTTTTTTATATGGATAACATTTTCGTCCTTTTCCCTTGTTTTTATGAGTCTTATCCAACTTTGGTCATCGATAAGAGTCGACTCAAAGTATGACAATATTACAAAGTATTACCTATGGGCTGCGTGGTACCCTGCTATTTACTGGATATTAAACGCTTTTATAGTCATGTTTGCTCTTCCAAAAGCGATTAAATCTAGATTGAAAGGGGGGTATGCAACATGGTCAAGTCCAGACAGAGGCAACAGAAAAGTGAGTTAA
- a CDS encoding NUDIX hydrolase gives MENEILKIFDDDRNQIGIATREDVHRFGYWHEAFHCWFISKERDTYYLYLQLRSATKKDYPNLLDITAAGHLLANETVQDGVREVKEEVGIYISFHELIPLGIIDYCVTKEDFIDKELANVFLYKSEKSFDDFTLQEEEVAGIVKVEFNHFVELWSGERETIKIRGFKINKDGNKILIDENVGRKKFVPHQTEFYKTVIQKMKEKL, from the coding sequence ATGGAAAATGAAATATTAAAAATTTTTGATGATGATAGAAATCAAATAGGCATTGCTACTCGTGAAGATGTACATAGATTTGGATATTGGCATGAAGCGTTTCACTGTTGGTTTATTAGTAAAGAACGAGATACATATTATCTGTATTTGCAACTTCGTAGTGCTACAAAAAAAGACTATCCAAATCTTTTGGATATTACAGCTGCTGGGCATTTACTTGCTAATGAAACAGTTCAAGATGGTGTAAGAGAGGTTAAGGAAGAAGTTGGGATTTATATTTCCTTTCATGAATTAATACCTTTGGGAATAATTGATTACTGTGTAACAAAAGAAGATTTTATTGATAAGGAATTAGCAAACGTATTTTTATATAAAAGTGAAAAATCCTTTGATGACTTTACTCTTCAAGAAGAAGAAGTTGCAGGGATTGTTAAAGTTGAATTTAATCATTTTGTAGAACTATGGTCTGGTGAAAGAGAAACAATTAAAATAAGGGGATTTAAAATAAACAAAGATGGAAATAAAATTTTAATTGATGAGAATGTAGGAAGAAAAAAATTTGTACCTCATCAAACGGAATTTTATAAGACTGTTATTCAAAAAATGAAAGAAAAGCTTTGA
- a CDS encoding poly-beta-1,6-N-acetyl-D-glucosamine biosynthesis protein PgaD, with amino-acid sequence MVKSRQRQQKSELIIHTKINWLRELVISIFSIVVWFYCLGVIIFFISALIDYNDRYISLIKTSFKMTNSDIRSFLFIVFIIWIVFYLGLWSWKLYNKKRFGSLNRRVYPEHSTKEDLLSLKLISEKDFDSLHESNVIIFEKNPIKDLYIR; translated from the coding sequence ATGGTCAAGTCCAGACAGAGGCAACAGAAAAGTGAGTTAATTATCCATACAAAAATTAATTGGTTAAGGGAATTGGTGATATCAATATTTTCAATTGTTGTCTGGTTTTATTGTTTAGGTGTTATTATCTTTTTTATTAGTGCTTTAATTGATTACAATGATCGCTATATCAGTCTTATAAAAACGTCTTTTAAAATGACTAACAGTGATATTCGTTCTTTTCTTTTTATTGTCTTCATTATATGGATTGTTTTTTATCTAGGGCTTTGGAGTTGGAAGCTGTACAATAAAAAAAGGTTTGGATCTTTAAATAGAAGAGTCTACCCTGAACATTCTACAAAAGAAGATCTTTTAAGCCTTAAGTTAATAAGCGAAAAAGATTTTGACTCTTTACACGAATCAAATGTCATTATATTTGAGAAAAATCCTATAAAAGATCTATATATAAGGTGA
- a CDS encoding polysaccharide deacetylase family protein, giving the protein MKKYISGFCIVLIIILASYLLFSNIKFSKPAMSFPEELDTNGCLGLNYHRIREDTLLNKSIEFLTGSDELTMYNVYEDDFNKQMKHLKEQGAKFLNPDEIREAQEDGKFPEKCVWISFDDIDISVYRNAFPILKEYEIPFTLFVIAGQVGNEFGNLNLSSWKQLKEMVDSDLATVGSIRMICIN; this is encoded by the coding sequence ATGAAAAAATATATTTCTGGTTTTTGTATAGTATTAATCATTATTTTAGCTAGTTATTTATTATTTAGTAATATTAAATTTTCTAAACCAGCTATGAGTTTCCCCGAAGAACTTGATACAAACGGATGTTTGGGCTTAAATTACCATCGTATACGTGAAGACACGCTACTGAACAAATCCATTGAATTCTTAACAGGATCTGATGAATTAACAATGTATAACGTGTATGAAGATGACTTCAACAAACAAATGAAGCATTTGAAAGAACAAGGGGCTAAATTTCTCAACCCTGATGAGATCCGAGAAGCTCAAGAGGATGGGAAATTCCCTGAAAAGTGTGTTTGGATTTCTTTTGATGATATTGACATTTCTGTTTATCGCAATGCATTCCCCATTTTGAAGGAATATGAAATTCCCTTTACATTATTCGTTATCGCAGGACAAGTTGGAAATGAATTTGGCAACTTAAACCTCTCTTCATGGAAGCAACTGAAGGAAATGGTTGATAGTGATTTAGCAACTGTTGGTTCTATACGTATGATATGCATAAATTAG